In the Osmerus eperlanus chromosome 27, fOsmEpe2.1, whole genome shotgun sequence genome, one interval contains:
- the picalma gene encoding phosphatidylinositol binding clathrin assembly protein a isoform X7, producing the protein MSGQSITDRITAAQHSVTGSAVSKTVCKATTHEIMGPKKKHLDYLIQCTNEMNVNIPQLADTLFERTASTSWVVVFKSLTATHHLMVYGNERFIQYLASRNTLFNLSNFLDKSGLQGYDMSTFIRRYSRYLNEKAVSYRQVAFDFTKVKRGSDGVMRTMNTEKLLKTIPIIQNQMDALLDFNVNANELTNGVINAAFMLLFKDAIRLFAAYNEGIINLLEKYFDMKKTQCKEGLDIYKKFLTRMTRISEFLKVAEQVGIDRGDIPDLSQAPSSLLDALEQHLASLEGKKVKDSTAASRASTLSNAVSSLANTGISFTRVDEREKQAALEEEQARLQALKEQRLKELQKNPNTTVSPVSTGEGTVHATPAIDLFSTPSSTNSTSKAASDLLDLQPAFQQALPLSSGLPAASTWADPFTSPDAVDDSIPNLNPFLTLPVVAAVHLPVVSPDAVGLSSRTPIHEVFGDHYNPFLDPSSSVSSDLDSTVQIEQFISDSFCGPAPYPTTPLFQSEPPAIAGLFGGFSGSPSPQQQPPQGLNVDFDSVFGNNGNIINNMDPSDDVLGGILKPTVASSPSQGLNLTTQLSGKLVSDDLDSSLANLVGNLGIGNGTAKNDIHWSQPGEKKLTGGTNWQPKSAPSTTWNPAAMTAVRFPQYAPSVMAFPATTPTGMMAYGMPPQMGSMSMMTQPTMMYTQPVMRPANPFGQAPGAQMQFM; encoded by the exons ATGTCTGGGCAAAGCATAACGGATAGGATAACCGCGGCACAGCATAGTGTCACTGGTTCTGCGGTGTCTAAAACTGTGTGCAAAGCCACCACGCATGAGATAATGGGGCcaaagaagaaacatttggaTT aCCTGATCCAGTGCACCAATGAGATGAACGTCAACATACCCCAGCTGGCTGACACCTTGTTCGAGAGGACCGCGAGCACCAGCTGGGTGGTGGTTTTCAAGTCGCTCACGGCAACACACCACCTCATGGTCTACGGCAACGAG AGATTTATACAGTACTTGGCTTCCAGGAATACTCTATTCAACCTGAGTAATTTTCTTGACAAAAGTGGCTTACAAG GCTATGACATGTCCACATTCATAAGGAGGTACAGCCGCTACCTCAACGAGAAAGCCGTGTCTTACAGACAAGTCGCGTTCGACTTCACAAAAGTAAAAAGAGG TTCGGATGGCGTGATGAGAACCATGAACACAGAGAAACTCCTCAAGACCATACCCATCATCCAAAACCAGATGGACGCGCTGCTTGATTTCAAC GTCAATGCCAATGAACTGACCAATGGTGTGATCAACGCAGCTTTCATGCTCCTTTTCAAAGACGCCATTCGACTGTTTGCGGCCTACAACGAGGGCATCATCAACCTTCTTG AAAAGTATTTTGACATGAAGAAAACCCAGTGCAAAGAAGGCCTCGACATCTACAAGAAATTCCTAACTCGAATGACGAGAATCTCGGAGTTCCTCAAAGTAGCCGAG CAAGTAGGCATAGACCGAGGGGACATCCCAGACCTCTCCCAG GCCCCCTCCAGTCTCTTAGATGCACTGGAGCAACACCTAGCTTCTTTAGAGGGCAAGAAAGTGAAAGATTCCACAGCAGCCAGCAG GGCCAGCACTCTCTCCAATGCCGTCTCCTCTCTGGCCAACACTGGCATATCTTTCACCAGAGTGgacgagagggagaaacaggctGCTCTGGAGGAAGAGCAGGCTCGCCTGCAAGCTCTGAAG GAGCAGCGTCTGAAGGAACTCCAGAAGAACCCCAACACCACCGTGTCACCCGTGTCCACGGGAGAGGGCACCGTCCATGCGACTCCTGCCATCGACCTCTTCTCCACACCCAGCTCTACAAATAG CACTTCCAAGGCAGCGAGCGACCTGCTGGACCTCCAGCCGGCGTTCCAGcaggccctgcctctctcctctggcctgcCTGCTGCCAGCACATGGGCAG ATCCTTTCACTTCTCCCGATGCTGTCGACGACTCCATTCCAAACTTAAATCCTTTCCTCACGCTACCCGTTGTCGCCGCTGTCCATCTACCCGTTGTCTCCCCAGACGCTGTTGGTTTGTCCTCTAGGACACCGATTCACGAAGTGTTTGGTG ATCATTATAATCCTTTTCTTGATCCCAGCTCTTCCGTCTCGTCTGATCTTGATTCCACAGTGCAGATAGAGCAGTTTATCTCAG ACTCCTTTTGTGGGCCTGCACCttaccccaccacccctctcttccAATCCGAGCCCCCCGCCATAGCTGGTCTATTTGGAG GGTTCTCCGGCTCTCCCAGCCCCCAGCAGCAGCCCCCCCAAGGCCTCAACGTCGACTTTGACTCCGTGTTCGGCAACAACGGCAACATCATTAACAACATGGACCCTTCTG ATGATGTTTTAGGTGGCATCCTCAAACCAACAGTGGCCTCTTCACCCAGCCAGGGGCTCAACCTCACCACTCAGCTGTCGGGCAAACTGGTGTCCGACGACCTGGACTCTTCCCTGGCCAACCTTGTGGGCA ATCTAGGAATCGGAAACGGCACAGCAAAAAA TGATATTCACTGGAGTCAGCCTGGGGAGAAGAAGCTGACTGGTGGAACCAACTGGCAGCCAAAGTCCGCTCCCTCAACCACATGGAACCCAGCAGCGATG acggcCGTGCGTTTCCCACAATAC GCACCATCTGTCATGGCGTTCCCGGCAACCACACCAACGGGTATGATGGCATATGGAATG ccTCCTCAGATGGGCTCCATGTCGATGATGACCCAGCCCACGATGATGTACACGCAGCCTGTCATGAGACCAGCCAACCCGTTCGGCCAGGCCCCTGGAGCGCAG ATGCAGTTCATGTAA
- the picalma gene encoding phosphatidylinositol binding clathrin assembly protein a isoform X4, with translation MSGQSITDRITAAQHSVTGSAVSKTVCKATTHEIMGPKKKHLDYLIQCTNEMNVNIPQLADTLFERTASTSWVVVFKSLTATHHLMVYGNERFIQYLASRNTLFNLSNFLDKSGLQGYDMSTFIRRYSRYLNEKAVSYRQVAFDFTKVKRGSDGVMRTMNTEKLLKTIPIIQNQMDALLDFNVNANELTNGVINAAFMLLFKDAIRLFAAYNEGIINLLEKYFDMKKTQCKEGLDIYKKFLTRMTRISEFLKVAEQVGIDRGDIPDLSQAPSSLLDALEQHLASLEGKKVKDSTAASRASTLSNAVSSLANTGISFTRVDEREKQAALEEEQARLQALKEQRLKELQKNPNTTVSPVSTGEGTVHATPAIDLFSTPSSTNSTSKAASDLLDLQPAFQQALPLSSGLPAASTWADPFTSPDAVDDSIPNLNPFLTLPVVAAVHLPVVSPDAVGLSSRTPIHEVFGDHYNPFLDPSSSVSSDLDSTVQIEQFISDSFCGPAPYPTTPLFQSEPPAIAGLFGGFSGSPSPQQQPPQGLNVDFDSVFGNNGNIINNMDPSDDVLGGILKPTVASSPSQGLNLTTQLSGKLVSDDLDSSLANLVGNLGIGNGTAKNDIHWSQPGEKKLTGGTNWQPKSAPSTTWNPAAMAPSVMAFPATTPTGMMAYGMPPQMGSMSMMTQPTMMYTQPVMRPANPFGQAPGAQPCAASSSSSHTPLPAPGKDPFAQLSLKDFL, from the exons ATGTCTGGGCAAAGCATAACGGATAGGATAACCGCGGCACAGCATAGTGTCACTGGTTCTGCGGTGTCTAAAACTGTGTGCAAAGCCACCACGCATGAGATAATGGGGCcaaagaagaaacatttggaTT aCCTGATCCAGTGCACCAATGAGATGAACGTCAACATACCCCAGCTGGCTGACACCTTGTTCGAGAGGACCGCGAGCACCAGCTGGGTGGTGGTTTTCAAGTCGCTCACGGCAACACACCACCTCATGGTCTACGGCAACGAG AGATTTATACAGTACTTGGCTTCCAGGAATACTCTATTCAACCTGAGTAATTTTCTTGACAAAAGTGGCTTACAAG GCTATGACATGTCCACATTCATAAGGAGGTACAGCCGCTACCTCAACGAGAAAGCCGTGTCTTACAGACAAGTCGCGTTCGACTTCACAAAAGTAAAAAGAGG TTCGGATGGCGTGATGAGAACCATGAACACAGAGAAACTCCTCAAGACCATACCCATCATCCAAAACCAGATGGACGCGCTGCTTGATTTCAAC GTCAATGCCAATGAACTGACCAATGGTGTGATCAACGCAGCTTTCATGCTCCTTTTCAAAGACGCCATTCGACTGTTTGCGGCCTACAACGAGGGCATCATCAACCTTCTTG AAAAGTATTTTGACATGAAGAAAACCCAGTGCAAAGAAGGCCTCGACATCTACAAGAAATTCCTAACTCGAATGACGAGAATCTCGGAGTTCCTCAAAGTAGCCGAG CAAGTAGGCATAGACCGAGGGGACATCCCAGACCTCTCCCAG GCCCCCTCCAGTCTCTTAGATGCACTGGAGCAACACCTAGCTTCTTTAGAGGGCAAGAAAGTGAAAGATTCCACAGCAGCCAGCAG GGCCAGCACTCTCTCCAATGCCGTCTCCTCTCTGGCCAACACTGGCATATCTTTCACCAGAGTGgacgagagggagaaacaggctGCTCTGGAGGAAGAGCAGGCTCGCCTGCAAGCTCTGAAG GAGCAGCGTCTGAAGGAACTCCAGAAGAACCCCAACACCACCGTGTCACCCGTGTCCACGGGAGAGGGCACCGTCCATGCGACTCCTGCCATCGACCTCTTCTCCACACCCAGCTCTACAAATAG CACTTCCAAGGCAGCGAGCGACCTGCTGGACCTCCAGCCGGCGTTCCAGcaggccctgcctctctcctctggcctgcCTGCTGCCAGCACATGGGCAG ATCCTTTCACTTCTCCCGATGCTGTCGACGACTCCATTCCAAACTTAAATCCTTTCCTCACGCTACCCGTTGTCGCCGCTGTCCATCTACCCGTTGTCTCCCCAGACGCTGTTGGTTTGTCCTCTAGGACACCGATTCACGAAGTGTTTGGTG ATCATTATAATCCTTTTCTTGATCCCAGCTCTTCCGTCTCGTCTGATCTTGATTCCACAGTGCAGATAGAGCAGTTTATCTCAG ACTCCTTTTGTGGGCCTGCACCttaccccaccacccctctcttccAATCCGAGCCCCCCGCCATAGCTGGTCTATTTGGAG GGTTCTCCGGCTCTCCCAGCCCCCAGCAGCAGCCCCCCCAAGGCCTCAACGTCGACTTTGACTCCGTGTTCGGCAACAACGGCAACATCATTAACAACATGGACCCTTCTG ATGATGTTTTAGGTGGCATCCTCAAACCAACAGTGGCCTCTTCACCCAGCCAGGGGCTCAACCTCACCACTCAGCTGTCGGGCAAACTGGTGTCCGACGACCTGGACTCTTCCCTGGCCAACCTTGTGGGCA ATCTAGGAATCGGAAACGGCACAGCAAAAAA TGATATTCACTGGAGTCAGCCTGGGGAGAAGAAGCTGACTGGTGGAACCAACTGGCAGCCAAAGTCCGCTCCCTCAACCACATGGAACCCAGCAGCGATG GCACCATCTGTCATGGCGTTCCCGGCAACCACACCAACGGGTATGATGGCATATGGAATG ccTCCTCAGATGGGCTCCATGTCGATGATGACCCAGCCCACGATGATGTACACGCAGCCTGTCATGAGACCAGCCAACCCGTTCGGCCAGGCCCCTGGAGCGCAG CCCTGTGCAGCCTCTAGTTCGTCCAGTCACACTCCTCTCCCAGCTCCAGGAAAGGACCCCTTTGCGCAGCTCTCGCTCAAGGATTTCTTGTAG
- the picalma gene encoding phosphatidylinositol binding clathrin assembly protein a isoform X3 has protein sequence MSGQSITDRITAAQHSVTGSAVSKTVCKATTHEIMGPKKKHLDYLIQCTNEMNVNIPQLADTLFERTASTSWVVVFKSLTATHHLMVYGNERFIQYLASRNTLFNLSNFLDKSGLQGYDMSTFIRRYSRYLNEKAVSYRQVAFDFTKVKRGSDGVMRTMNTEKLLKTIPIIQNQMDALLDFNVNANELTNGVINAAFMLLFKDAIRLFAAYNEGIINLLEKYFDMKKTQCKEGLDIYKKFLTRMTRISEFLKVAEQVGIDRGDIPDLSQAPSSLLDALEQHLASLEGKKVKDSTAASRASTLSNAVSSLANTGISFTRVDEREKQAALEEEQARLQALKEQRLKELQKNPNTTVSPVSTGEGTVHATPAIDLFSTPSSTNSTSKAASDLLDLQPAFQQALPLSSGLPAASTWADPFTSPDAVDDSIPNLNPFLTLPVVAAVHLPVVSPDAVGLSSRTPIHEVFGDHYNPFLDPSSSVSSDLDSTVQIEQFISDSFCGPAPYPTTPLFQSEPPAIAGLFGGFSGSPSPQQQPPQGLNVDFDSVFGNNGNIINNMDPSGGILKPTVASSPSQGLNLTTQLSGKLVSDDLDSSLANLVGNLGIGNGTAKNDIHWSQPGEKKLTGGTNWQPKSAPSTTWNPAAMTAVRFPQYAPSVMAFPATTPTGMMAYGMPPQMGSMSMMTQPTMMYTQPVMRPANPFGQAPGAQPCAASSSSSHTPLPAPGKDPFAQLSLKDFL, from the exons ATGTCTGGGCAAAGCATAACGGATAGGATAACCGCGGCACAGCATAGTGTCACTGGTTCTGCGGTGTCTAAAACTGTGTGCAAAGCCACCACGCATGAGATAATGGGGCcaaagaagaaacatttggaTT aCCTGATCCAGTGCACCAATGAGATGAACGTCAACATACCCCAGCTGGCTGACACCTTGTTCGAGAGGACCGCGAGCACCAGCTGGGTGGTGGTTTTCAAGTCGCTCACGGCAACACACCACCTCATGGTCTACGGCAACGAG AGATTTATACAGTACTTGGCTTCCAGGAATACTCTATTCAACCTGAGTAATTTTCTTGACAAAAGTGGCTTACAAG GCTATGACATGTCCACATTCATAAGGAGGTACAGCCGCTACCTCAACGAGAAAGCCGTGTCTTACAGACAAGTCGCGTTCGACTTCACAAAAGTAAAAAGAGG TTCGGATGGCGTGATGAGAACCATGAACACAGAGAAACTCCTCAAGACCATACCCATCATCCAAAACCAGATGGACGCGCTGCTTGATTTCAAC GTCAATGCCAATGAACTGACCAATGGTGTGATCAACGCAGCTTTCATGCTCCTTTTCAAAGACGCCATTCGACTGTTTGCGGCCTACAACGAGGGCATCATCAACCTTCTTG AAAAGTATTTTGACATGAAGAAAACCCAGTGCAAAGAAGGCCTCGACATCTACAAGAAATTCCTAACTCGAATGACGAGAATCTCGGAGTTCCTCAAAGTAGCCGAG CAAGTAGGCATAGACCGAGGGGACATCCCAGACCTCTCCCAG GCCCCCTCCAGTCTCTTAGATGCACTGGAGCAACACCTAGCTTCTTTAGAGGGCAAGAAAGTGAAAGATTCCACAGCAGCCAGCAG GGCCAGCACTCTCTCCAATGCCGTCTCCTCTCTGGCCAACACTGGCATATCTTTCACCAGAGTGgacgagagggagaaacaggctGCTCTGGAGGAAGAGCAGGCTCGCCTGCAAGCTCTGAAG GAGCAGCGTCTGAAGGAACTCCAGAAGAACCCCAACACCACCGTGTCACCCGTGTCCACGGGAGAGGGCACCGTCCATGCGACTCCTGCCATCGACCTCTTCTCCACACCCAGCTCTACAAATAG CACTTCCAAGGCAGCGAGCGACCTGCTGGACCTCCAGCCGGCGTTCCAGcaggccctgcctctctcctctggcctgcCTGCTGCCAGCACATGGGCAG ATCCTTTCACTTCTCCCGATGCTGTCGACGACTCCATTCCAAACTTAAATCCTTTCCTCACGCTACCCGTTGTCGCCGCTGTCCATCTACCCGTTGTCTCCCCAGACGCTGTTGGTTTGTCCTCTAGGACACCGATTCACGAAGTGTTTGGTG ATCATTATAATCCTTTTCTTGATCCCAGCTCTTCCGTCTCGTCTGATCTTGATTCCACAGTGCAGATAGAGCAGTTTATCTCAG ACTCCTTTTGTGGGCCTGCACCttaccccaccacccctctcttccAATCCGAGCCCCCCGCCATAGCTGGTCTATTTGGAG GGTTCTCCGGCTCTCCCAGCCCCCAGCAGCAGCCCCCCCAAGGCCTCAACGTCGACTTTGACTCCGTGTTCGGCAACAACGGCAACATCATTAACAACATGGACCCTTCTG GTGGCATCCTCAAACCAACAGTGGCCTCTTCACCCAGCCAGGGGCTCAACCTCACCACTCAGCTGTCGGGCAAACTGGTGTCCGACGACCTGGACTCTTCCCTGGCCAACCTTGTGGGCA ATCTAGGAATCGGAAACGGCACAGCAAAAAA TGATATTCACTGGAGTCAGCCTGGGGAGAAGAAGCTGACTGGTGGAACCAACTGGCAGCCAAAGTCCGCTCCCTCAACCACATGGAACCCAGCAGCGATG acggcCGTGCGTTTCCCACAATAC GCACCATCTGTCATGGCGTTCCCGGCAACCACACCAACGGGTATGATGGCATATGGAATG ccTCCTCAGATGGGCTCCATGTCGATGATGACCCAGCCCACGATGATGTACACGCAGCCTGTCATGAGACCAGCCAACCCGTTCGGCCAGGCCCCTGGAGCGCAG CCCTGTGCAGCCTCTAGTTCGTCCAGTCACACTCCTCTCCCAGCTCCAGGAAAGGACCCCTTTGCGCAGCTCTCGCTCAAGGATTTCTTGTAG
- the picalma gene encoding phosphatidylinositol binding clathrin assembly protein a isoform X13, with protein sequence MSGQSITDRITAAQHSVTGSAVSKTVCKATTHEIMGPKKKHLDYLIQCTNEMNVNIPQLADTLFERTASTSWVVVFKSLTATHHLMVYGNERFIQYLASRNTLFNLSNFLDKSGLQGYDMSTFIRRYSRYLNEKAVSYRQVAFDFTKVKRGSDGVMRTMNTEKLLKTIPIIQNQMDALLDFNVNANELTNGVINAAFMLLFKDAIRLFAAYNEGIINLLEKYFDMKKTQCKEGLDIYKKFLTRMTRISEFLKVAEQVGIDRGDIPDLSQAPSSLLDALEQHLASLEGKKVKDSTAASRASTLSNAVSSLANTGISFTRVDEREKQAALEEEQARLQALKEQRLKELQKNPNTTVSPVSTGEGTVHATPAIDLFSTPSSTNSTSKAASDLLDLQPAFQQALPLSSGLPAASTWAGFSGSPSPQQQPPQGLNVDFDSVFGNNGNIINNMDPSVASSPSQGLNLTTQLSGKLVSDDLDSSLANLVGNLGIGNGTAKNDIHWSQPGEKKLTGGTNWQPKSAPSTTWNPAAMTAVRFPQYAPSVMAFPATTPTGMMAYGMPPQMGSMSMMTQPTMMYTQPVMRPANPFGQAPGAQPCAASSSSSHTPLPAPGKDPFAQLSLKDFL encoded by the exons ATGTCTGGGCAAAGCATAACGGATAGGATAACCGCGGCACAGCATAGTGTCACTGGTTCTGCGGTGTCTAAAACTGTGTGCAAAGCCACCACGCATGAGATAATGGGGCcaaagaagaaacatttggaTT aCCTGATCCAGTGCACCAATGAGATGAACGTCAACATACCCCAGCTGGCTGACACCTTGTTCGAGAGGACCGCGAGCACCAGCTGGGTGGTGGTTTTCAAGTCGCTCACGGCAACACACCACCTCATGGTCTACGGCAACGAG AGATTTATACAGTACTTGGCTTCCAGGAATACTCTATTCAACCTGAGTAATTTTCTTGACAAAAGTGGCTTACAAG GCTATGACATGTCCACATTCATAAGGAGGTACAGCCGCTACCTCAACGAGAAAGCCGTGTCTTACAGACAAGTCGCGTTCGACTTCACAAAAGTAAAAAGAGG TTCGGATGGCGTGATGAGAACCATGAACACAGAGAAACTCCTCAAGACCATACCCATCATCCAAAACCAGATGGACGCGCTGCTTGATTTCAAC GTCAATGCCAATGAACTGACCAATGGTGTGATCAACGCAGCTTTCATGCTCCTTTTCAAAGACGCCATTCGACTGTTTGCGGCCTACAACGAGGGCATCATCAACCTTCTTG AAAAGTATTTTGACATGAAGAAAACCCAGTGCAAAGAAGGCCTCGACATCTACAAGAAATTCCTAACTCGAATGACGAGAATCTCGGAGTTCCTCAAAGTAGCCGAG CAAGTAGGCATAGACCGAGGGGACATCCCAGACCTCTCCCAG GCCCCCTCCAGTCTCTTAGATGCACTGGAGCAACACCTAGCTTCTTTAGAGGGCAAGAAAGTGAAAGATTCCACAGCAGCCAGCAG GGCCAGCACTCTCTCCAATGCCGTCTCCTCTCTGGCCAACACTGGCATATCTTTCACCAGAGTGgacgagagggagaaacaggctGCTCTGGAGGAAGAGCAGGCTCGCCTGCAAGCTCTGAAG GAGCAGCGTCTGAAGGAACTCCAGAAGAACCCCAACACCACCGTGTCACCCGTGTCCACGGGAGAGGGCACCGTCCATGCGACTCCTGCCATCGACCTCTTCTCCACACCCAGCTCTACAAATAG CACTTCCAAGGCAGCGAGCGACCTGCTGGACCTCCAGCCGGCGTTCCAGcaggccctgcctctctcctctggcctgcCTGCTGCCAGCACATGGGCAG GGTTCTCCGGCTCTCCCAGCCCCCAGCAGCAGCCCCCCCAAGGCCTCAACGTCGACTTTGACTCCGTGTTCGGCAACAACGGCAACATCATTAACAACATGGACCCTTCTG TGGCCTCTTCACCCAGCCAGGGGCTCAACCTCACCACTCAGCTGTCGGGCAAACTGGTGTCCGACGACCTGGACTCTTCCCTGGCCAACCTTGTGGGCA ATCTAGGAATCGGAAACGGCACAGCAAAAAA TGATATTCACTGGAGTCAGCCTGGGGAGAAGAAGCTGACTGGTGGAACCAACTGGCAGCCAAAGTCCGCTCCCTCAACCACATGGAACCCAGCAGCGATG acggcCGTGCGTTTCCCACAATAC GCACCATCTGTCATGGCGTTCCCGGCAACCACACCAACGGGTATGATGGCATATGGAATG ccTCCTCAGATGGGCTCCATGTCGATGATGACCCAGCCCACGATGATGTACACGCAGCCTGTCATGAGACCAGCCAACCCGTTCGGCCAGGCCCCTGGAGCGCAG CCCTGTGCAGCCTCTAGTTCGTCCAGTCACACTCCTCTCCCAGCTCCAGGAAAGGACCCCTTTGCGCAGCTCTCGCTCAAGGATTTCTTGTAG
- the picalma gene encoding phosphatidylinositol binding clathrin assembly protein a isoform X12 has protein sequence MSGQSITDRITAAQHSVTGSAVSKTVCKATTHEIMGPKKKHLDYLIQCTNEMNVNIPQLADTLFERTASTSWVVVFKSLTATHHLMVYGNERFIQYLASRNTLFNLSNFLDKSGLQGYDMSTFIRRYSRYLNEKAVSYRQVAFDFTKVKRGSDGVMRTMNTEKLLKTIPIIQNQMDALLDFNVNANELTNGVINAAFMLLFKDAIRLFAAYNEGIINLLEKYFDMKKTQCKEGLDIYKKFLTRMTRISEFLKVAEQVGIDRGDIPDLSQAPSSLLDALEQHLASLEGKKVKDSTAASRASTLSNAVSSLANTGISFTRVDEREKQAALEEEQARLQALKEQRLKELQKNPNTTVSPVSTGEGTVHATPAIDLFSTPSSTNSTSKAASDLLDLQPAFQQALPLSSGLPAASTWAGFSGSPSPQQQPPQGLNVDFDSVFGNNGNIINNMDPSGGILKPTVASSPSQGLNLTTQLSGKLVSDDLDSSLANLVGNLGIGNGTAKNDIHWSQPGEKKLTGGTNWQPKSAPSTTWNPAAMTAVRFPQYAPSVMAFPATTPTGMMAYGMPPQMGSMSMMTQPTMMYTQPVMRPANPFGQAPGAQPCAASSSSSHTPLPAPGKDPFAQLSLKDFL, from the exons ATGTCTGGGCAAAGCATAACGGATAGGATAACCGCGGCACAGCATAGTGTCACTGGTTCTGCGGTGTCTAAAACTGTGTGCAAAGCCACCACGCATGAGATAATGGGGCcaaagaagaaacatttggaTT aCCTGATCCAGTGCACCAATGAGATGAACGTCAACATACCCCAGCTGGCTGACACCTTGTTCGAGAGGACCGCGAGCACCAGCTGGGTGGTGGTTTTCAAGTCGCTCACGGCAACACACCACCTCATGGTCTACGGCAACGAG AGATTTATACAGTACTTGGCTTCCAGGAATACTCTATTCAACCTGAGTAATTTTCTTGACAAAAGTGGCTTACAAG GCTATGACATGTCCACATTCATAAGGAGGTACAGCCGCTACCTCAACGAGAAAGCCGTGTCTTACAGACAAGTCGCGTTCGACTTCACAAAAGTAAAAAGAGG TTCGGATGGCGTGATGAGAACCATGAACACAGAGAAACTCCTCAAGACCATACCCATCATCCAAAACCAGATGGACGCGCTGCTTGATTTCAAC GTCAATGCCAATGAACTGACCAATGGTGTGATCAACGCAGCTTTCATGCTCCTTTTCAAAGACGCCATTCGACTGTTTGCGGCCTACAACGAGGGCATCATCAACCTTCTTG AAAAGTATTTTGACATGAAGAAAACCCAGTGCAAAGAAGGCCTCGACATCTACAAGAAATTCCTAACTCGAATGACGAGAATCTCGGAGTTCCTCAAAGTAGCCGAG CAAGTAGGCATAGACCGAGGGGACATCCCAGACCTCTCCCAG GCCCCCTCCAGTCTCTTAGATGCACTGGAGCAACACCTAGCTTCTTTAGAGGGCAAGAAAGTGAAAGATTCCACAGCAGCCAGCAG GGCCAGCACTCTCTCCAATGCCGTCTCCTCTCTGGCCAACACTGGCATATCTTTCACCAGAGTGgacgagagggagaaacaggctGCTCTGGAGGAAGAGCAGGCTCGCCTGCAAGCTCTGAAG GAGCAGCGTCTGAAGGAACTCCAGAAGAACCCCAACACCACCGTGTCACCCGTGTCCACGGGAGAGGGCACCGTCCATGCGACTCCTGCCATCGACCTCTTCTCCACACCCAGCTCTACAAATAG CACTTCCAAGGCAGCGAGCGACCTGCTGGACCTCCAGCCGGCGTTCCAGcaggccctgcctctctcctctggcctgcCTGCTGCCAGCACATGGGCAG GGTTCTCCGGCTCTCCCAGCCCCCAGCAGCAGCCCCCCCAAGGCCTCAACGTCGACTTTGACTCCGTGTTCGGCAACAACGGCAACATCATTAACAACATGGACCCTTCTG GTGGCATCCTCAAACCAACAGTGGCCTCTTCACCCAGCCAGGGGCTCAACCTCACCACTCAGCTGTCGGGCAAACTGGTGTCCGACGACCTGGACTCTTCCCTGGCCAACCTTGTGGGCA ATCTAGGAATCGGAAACGGCACAGCAAAAAA TGATATTCACTGGAGTCAGCCTGGGGAGAAGAAGCTGACTGGTGGAACCAACTGGCAGCCAAAGTCCGCTCCCTCAACCACATGGAACCCAGCAGCGATG acggcCGTGCGTTTCCCACAATAC GCACCATCTGTCATGGCGTTCCCGGCAACCACACCAACGGGTATGATGGCATATGGAATG ccTCCTCAGATGGGCTCCATGTCGATGATGACCCAGCCCACGATGATGTACACGCAGCCTGTCATGAGACCAGCCAACCCGTTCGGCCAGGCCCCTGGAGCGCAG CCCTGTGCAGCCTCTAGTTCGTCCAGTCACACTCCTCTCCCAGCTCCAGGAAAGGACCCCTTTGCGCAGCTCTCGCTCAAGGATTTCTTGTAG